A window from Phaeocystidibacter marisrubri encodes these proteins:
- a CDS encoding MotA/TolQ/ExbB proton channel family protein, which translates to MASTPVDTAGAAETTEKTLSVISLITSGGIGGIVIMGMLFVLSIIAVYIFVERFGAIKRANKQDPNFMNNLKDHIANGKMESAKALCESTDTPVARLLEKGVVRIGKSMGDISASIENQGKIEVQKLESGLPYLATIAGGAPMIGFLGTVIGMVLAFKEMANAGGQIDVSLLAEGIYTAMTTTVGGLFVGILAYFGYNYLTTRVESVIYKMEVSATEFLDLLHEPV; encoded by the coding sequence ATGGCAAGCACTCCAGTAGATACTGCGGGCGCTGCAGAAACCACTGAGAAAACCCTTTCTGTCATCAGCTTGATTACAAGCGGTGGTATTGGAGGTATTGTTATCATGGGTATGCTCTTCGTGCTATCCATTATTGCAGTCTACATATTTGTGGAGCGATTTGGCGCCATCAAACGTGCGAACAAGCAAGACCCGAACTTCATGAACAACTTGAAAGACCACATTGCCAATGGCAAGATGGAATCGGCCAAGGCACTTTGTGAAAGTACCGATACACCTGTAGCTCGACTCTTGGAAAAAGGAGTAGTGCGCATTGGTAAATCAATGGGCGATATTTCTGCCTCCATTGAAAACCAAGGTAAAATCGAGGTTCAAAAACTAGAAAGTGGTTTGCCTTACTTGGCAACAATTGCCGGTGGTGCTCCTATGATTGGTTTCTTGGGAACGGTGATCGGGATGGTATTGGCCTTTAAAGAGATGGCCAATGCAGGCGGACAGATTGACGTGAGCTTGCTTGCCGAAGGTATCTATACCGCAATGACAACTACTGTAGGGGGTCTCTTTGTGGGGATTCTCGCTTACTTTGGATACAATTACCTCACTACTCGTGTAGAGAGCGTGATCTACAAAATGGAAGTTAGCGCTACCGAATTCTTGGACTTGCTTCACGAACCCGTATAA